In a single window of the Bacillus mycoides genome:
- a CDS encoding endonuclease MutS2, with protein MLERTLRVLEYNKVKEQLLEHTASSLGRDKVKNLVPSTDFEEIVELQETTDEAAKVIRLKGHVPLGGISDIRSNIKRAKIGSMLSPYELIEIASTMYGSRQMKRFIDDMIDNGVELPILETHVAQIVSLYDLEKKITNCIGDGGEVVDSASDKLRGIRNQIRTAESRIREKLENMTRSSNAQKMLSDAIVTIRNERYVIPVKQEYRGVYGGIVHDQSASGQTLFIEPQVIVELNNALQEARVKEKQEVERILMMLTEEVAVEADIVLSNVEVVANLDFIFAKALYAKRIKATKPIVNNERYMDLKQARHPLIDPEIIVPNNIMLGKDFTTIVITGPNTGGKTVTLKTVGICVLMAQSGLHIPVMDESEICVFKNIFADIGDEQSIEQNLSTFSSHMVNIVDILEKADFESLVLFDELGAGTDPQEGAALAISILDEVCNRGARVVATTHYPELKAYGYNREQVINASVEFDVNTLSPTYKLLIGVPGRSNAFEISKRLGLSDRVIDRARNHISTDTNKIENMIAKLEESQKNAERERKEAEEHRKQSEKLHRELQRQIIEFNDERDEKLLKAQKEGEEKVEAAKKEAEGIIHELRQLRKAQLVNVKDHELIEAKSRLEGAAPELVKKQKVHVKNTAPKQQLRSGDEVKVLTFGQKGQLLEKVSDTEWSVQIGILKMKVKESNMEYINTPKQTEKKAVASVKGRDYHVSLELDLRGERYEDAMMRVEKYLDDAQLASYPRVSIIHGKGTGALRQGVQDYLKKHRGVKTYRYGDMGEGGLGVTVVELK; from the coding sequence ATGTTAGAACGAACGTTGCGTGTATTAGAATACAATAAAGTAAAAGAACAATTACTTGAACATACAGCATCTTCACTTGGTCGTGATAAAGTGAAGAATTTAGTGCCAAGCACAGATTTTGAAGAAATTGTGGAATTGCAAGAAACAACGGATGAGGCAGCGAAAGTCATCCGTTTAAAAGGACATGTACCACTTGGAGGGATTTCTGATATTCGTTCAAATATTAAGCGTGCGAAAATTGGAAGTATGTTAAGTCCTTATGAATTAATTGAAATCGCAAGTACGATGTACGGTAGTCGCCAAATGAAACGTTTCATTGACGATATGATTGACAACGGTGTTGAGCTTCCAATTTTAGAAACACATGTCGCGCAAATTGTGTCTTTATATGATTTAGAAAAGAAGATTACAAATTGTATTGGTGACGGCGGTGAAGTAGTCGATAGCGCAAGTGACAAATTGCGTGGTATTCGTAATCAAATTCGTACTGCGGAAAGCCGTATTCGTGAGAAATTAGAAAACATGACGCGTTCTTCAAACGCGCAAAAAATGTTATCAGATGCAATTGTAACGATTCGTAACGAACGCTACGTAATCCCGGTAAAACAAGAATACCGCGGCGTATATGGTGGTATTGTTCACGACCAATCTGCTTCTGGACAAACATTATTTATCGAACCGCAAGTAATCGTGGAATTAAATAACGCACTTCAAGAAGCACGTGTGAAAGAAAAACAAGAAGTAGAACGCATTTTAATGATGTTAACGGAAGAAGTGGCAGTGGAAGCTGATATTGTTTTATCAAACGTAGAAGTAGTTGCAAATCTTGATTTTATTTTTGCGAAAGCTCTTTATGCGAAGCGAATTAAAGCGACGAAGCCAATCGTAAATAATGAACGCTACATGGATTTAAAACAAGCACGCCATCCGCTTATTGATCCGGAAATTATCGTGCCAAATAACATTATGCTTGGTAAAGACTTTACAACAATCGTTATTACAGGACCGAATACAGGTGGTAAAACAGTTACACTGAAAACAGTCGGTATTTGTGTCTTAATGGCGCAATCTGGTCTTCATATTCCAGTAATGGATGAATCAGAGATATGTGTATTTAAAAACATCTTTGCTGATATCGGTGATGAGCAATCGATTGAACAAAATTTAAGTACATTCTCTTCTCATATGGTAAACATTGTAGATATTTTAGAAAAAGCTGATTTTGAAAGTTTAGTCCTATTTGATGAATTAGGTGCTGGGACAGATCCGCAAGAAGGGGCTGCACTAGCGATTTCTATTTTAGATGAAGTATGTAACCGTGGTGCTCGCGTTGTTGCAACGACGCATTACCCAGAATTAAAAGCATATGGATACAATCGTGAGCAAGTTATTAATGCGAGCGTTGAGTTCGATGTGAATACATTAAGCCCAACGTACAAATTATTAATCGGTGTACCAGGACGTAGTAACGCCTTTGAAATTTCGAAGCGTCTTGGTTTGTCTGATCGCGTTATTGATCGCGCTCGTAACCATATTAGTACAGATACGAACAAAATCGAAAATATGATTGCAAAGTTAGAAGAAAGCCAAAAAAATGCAGAGCGCGAACGAAAAGAAGCGGAAGAGCATCGTAAGCAATCTGAAAAACTTCATCGTGAATTACAGCGTCAAATTATTGAATTTAATGATGAGCGCGATGAAAAATTATTAAAAGCGCAAAAAGAAGGGGAAGAAAAAGTCGAAGCTGCGAAGAAAGAAGCAGAAGGCATTATTCATGAACTTCGTCAATTGCGTAAAGCACAGCTTGTAAATGTGAAAGACCATGAGCTTATTGAAGCGAAGAGCCGTCTAGAAGGGGCAGCGCCAGAGCTTGTGAAGAAACAAAAAGTACATGTGAAAAATACAGCGCCGAAACAACAATTACGATCAGGTGATGAAGTAAAAGTGTTAACGTTCGGTCAAAAAGGTCAATTGCTTGAAAAAGTAAGTGATACAGAGTGGAGCGTACAAATTGGTATTCTGAAGATGAAAGTGAAAGAATCCAATATGGAATACATTAATACACCGAAGCAAACTGAGAAAAAAGCAGTCGCAAGTGTGAAGGGTAGAGATTATCACGTGTCGTTAGAGCTAGACCTTCGCGGCGAACGTTATGAAGATGCAATGATGCGCGTTGAAAAATATTTAGATGATGCACAGCTTGCAAGCTATCCTCGTGTATCAATTATTCACGGTAAAGGAACAGGAGCGCTTCGCCAAGGTGTACAAGATTACTTGAAGAAACATCGCGGTGTGAAAACCTACCGCTACGGTGACATGGGCGAGGGAGGCCTAGGCGTAACAGTTGTCGAATTAAAATAG